The Nostoc sp. MS1 genome segment AAGGAAATAATTTTATTATGGTTTGGTAATAAAATATTTCTCGGCAAAATCAAATCCAAAAGAAGAGTTTCTCAAAGCATTATTTGATTTTAATGATGATTGTGATAATTATTATTTGTATAGAACAATTATACTCGCATCCAGTGTAATTAGCGAGTATAAAGACTGTAGTATAGCCGAGGATATTGTATGGCTAATTTCCTCCTGGGTAGTTGGTTCTTTCAATGCTCAGGAAAAATATGGCTGGATTCCCCTTTGTATATTCAAAATTTTGCTAGGAAAGCTCTACGAAGAACTAACAAAACTTATCAGTTGAATTTTTGGAAGATTTAATAGAAGATAAAAGGCAACAAACAGGGGAAATAAATCTGTTGGATATTGAGTGTTTAGGATTAATTAATCCAAGAAATACTTATGCAATTACCATCCTGATTTATTTTTTAGAAAACAGTCAAGATTGGTCAGTTCGTCAAGAAGCGGCAAGAATTTTAGGAGAAATTGCTTTTGGTAATTCCGAAGCTATCAATGCTTTACTTAAAGTAGTCCGTACTACTGTTCATGATGAACTTGCTGCTTCACCTGATTTTACGCCTAACTTAGAGTCAAATTCTCAAATAGAATTTAAACAACTATTAATTAGTTCAAAAATATTACATAATAAGCCTAATCTTGATTTCAGAGCATCCGAAAGTCTATATAAAATTGACCCTGGCAACCAGGAAGCTATCAAAGCTTTAATAAATCTGTCTTTTTGGCATATTAGTGCATGGTGTACTCACGACGATGCTATTGAATTACTCAAACAGATTGCTATAGGTAAACCAGAGGTAATTTTAAAATTGAAGAAGCAACTACAATCCAATAATGAGTCAGTACGTGGAGCCTCAGCAGAAATTATTGTTACAGTAGAGCCTAATAATCAAGAAGCAATCAATATTTTAATTGAACTACTTTGTAATGGTGGTGAAATTCTAGAGGAAACACAAGATTTCTTCACTGGAAAAAGAATACTTGAACATATTTTTAAAGCTATCGTCAATTTGCCGAGTCCGCTTTAATAGCAGTTGGTATTGAGAATTTGATAATTATTAATAAACTAATTAATCTGCTCAATTCCAGCCAAGAGTTAGAAACTCAAAGACGAGTGTCTAACATTTTGGCGAGAATAGGTGCTGGAAATTCAGAGGTTATTTCTGCTCTTACTGATATGTTAAGAAATAGCCATGATGAAAAAATTATTCAACAAGTTGCTGAAAACTTGGGTATTGCTGACCCAGGTAACTCAGAAGCTACAGACGTATTGATAAAGCTCCTTATTAATACTCAAGATGAATCCAATCGTAGAAAAATAATGCGGAGTTTAAAAAAATTAGTGTCGGTAATGATAAAGCTATTGCAGCTGTAGCTAACTT includes the following:
- a CDS encoding HEAT repeat domain-containing protein, coding for MEDLIEDKRQQTGEINLLDIECLGLINPRNTYAITILIYFLENSQDWSVRQEAARILGEIAFGNSEAINALLKVVRTTVHDELAASPDFTPNLESNSQIEFKQLLISSKILHNKPNLDFRASESLYKIDPGNQEAIKALINLSFWHISAWCTHDDAIELLKQIAIGKPEVILKLKKQLQSNNESVRGASAEIIVTVEPNNQEAINILIELLCNGGEILEETQDFFTGKRILEHIFKAIVNLPSPL
- a CDS encoding HEAT repeat domain-containing protein → MIIINKLINLLNSSQELETQRRVSNILARIGAGNSEVISALTDMLRNSHDEKIIQQVAENLGIADPGNSEATDVLIKLLINTQDESNRRKIMRSLKKLVSVMIKLLQL